In the Chloroherpetonaceae bacterium genome, one interval contains:
- a CDS encoding TonB-dependent receptor — protein sequence MAIDSLNTHSAKEVVVTATRSEKELEDVALPVTVISKKRIEQQGAMRLSEVLEEQTGLVIMHDHGTGVQMQGFSPAYTLILIDGEPVIGRTAGTLELTRFTVANIERIEIVKGPSSSLFGSEALGGVINIITKQAEEPFKAKLNTRYGTFDAADLSAILEGSTGNLSASLIINRNSSSGYDLTPETESRTTPEFYNYTLNPKLCYKFSDATTLALAVRWLVESQRGIAQSGMRLVDSKESLLDWNASANFTHKFSPFVKTSLRLYGSRYDNRFTNTFRDDGSVFFSGAFDQRMLKIESQTDWVIGVSNILTIGAGYIDEGVAADRIAGGSRAMNTAYLYAQNEFIPFSWLNLTASFRFDRNSDFGSQLSPRIAALYKATEWLSIRASVGSGFKAPTFQQLYLDFTNAAAGYSVFGSTNVRESFRRLQEQGLIQGILLDPSQLEPIRAESSLAFNVGADMSPAKFLSFKINVFRNNVRDLIDTQPIAVRTGGGNIFTYFNLNRVFTEGIETELAVKLFPSLTLSAGYQFVNAKDEGVLEKIRAGRIGRTAGDVLNPVFVPITESQYGGLFGRSNHLLNVKLLYENEEMGLSAFLRGVIRSRYGFQDRNGNLILDDDSEYAPGYAIWDITINQKLWAGFSAQIGVDNIFNQTDPFYTPFLPGRIWFVGVRWESF from the coding sequence TTGGCAATAGACTCGCTGAACACGCACAGTGCCAAAGAAGTGGTCGTCACGGCAACGCGCTCAGAGAAAGAGTTGGAGGATGTGGCGCTGCCCGTAACGGTGATTTCAAAAAAACGCATTGAGCAACAAGGCGCGATGCGTCTGAGCGAAGTCCTTGAGGAACAAACGGGACTGGTGATTATGCATGACCATGGCACGGGCGTGCAAATGCAAGGCTTTTCACCCGCTTACACGCTCATTCTCATTGACGGCGAACCTGTCATTGGACGCACCGCTGGCACGCTGGAACTTACACGCTTTACAGTCGCCAACATCGAGCGCATTGAAATTGTCAAAGGTCCATCGTCTTCGCTCTTTGGCAGCGAAGCGCTGGGCGGCGTCATCAACATCATCACCAAACAAGCCGAAGAGCCGTTCAAAGCAAAGCTGAACACGAGATATGGCACGTTCGACGCTGCAGACCTTAGCGCGATTCTGGAAGGCTCAACGGGCAATCTTTCTGCCTCGCTCATCATCAATCGCAATAGTTCAAGCGGTTACGACCTTACGCCCGAAACCGAAAGCCGCACTACGCCTGAATTTTACAACTACACACTCAACCCGAAACTCTGCTACAAATTCAGTGACGCTACGACGCTTGCGCTTGCAGTGCGCTGGCTTGTAGAGTCGCAGCGTGGCATTGCACAGTCAGGCATGCGTCTTGTTGATTCCAAAGAATCGCTTCTCGATTGGAACGCTTCGGCAAACTTCACGCACAAATTTTCGCCCTTCGTGAAAACCAGTCTGCGCCTCTATGGCTCGCGCTACGACAATCGCTTCACCAATACATTCCGCGACGACGGTAGCGTCTTTTTCTCAGGCGCATTTGATCAACGAATGCTAAAAATTGAGTCGCAAACCGATTGGGTGATAGGCGTCAGTAACATTCTCACCATTGGCGCAGGCTACATTGATGAAGGCGTCGCCGCCGATAGAATCGCAGGCGGCTCTCGCGCAATGAACACTGCCTACCTCTATGCGCAAAACGAATTCATTCCGTTTTCTTGGCTCAATCTTACCGCCAGTTTTCGCTTCGATAGAAACAGCGATTTCGGCTCGCAACTCTCGCCGCGCATCGCCGCGCTCTACAAGGCAACCGAATGGCTTTCCATTCGCGCCTCCGTTGGCAGCGGGTTCAAAGCGCCCACATTCCAACAACTTTACTTGGACTTCACCAATGCCGCAGCGGGTTACAGCGTCTTTGGCTCAACCAACGTGCGCGAGTCGTTTCGACGTTTGCAAGAGCAGGGTTTGATTCAGGGCATCTTGCTTGACCCCAGTCAATTAGAGCCAATTCGCGCCGAAAGCTCACTTGCCTTCAATGTGGGCGCAGATATGTCGCCCGCAAAATTCCTTTCGTTCAAGATCAACGTCTTTCGCAACAACGTGCGCGACTTAATTGACACGCAGCCTATTGCAGTGCGCACGGGCGGTGGAAACATCTTCACCTACTTCAATCTCAACCGCGTCTTTACCGAAGGCATTGAGACAGAACTCGCCGTGAAACTGTTTCCAAGTCTCACGCTTTCGGCGGGTTATCAATTCGTCAATGCCAAAGACGAAGGCGTGCTCGAGAAAATTCGCGCAGGCAGAATCGGTCGCACCGCAGGCGATGTCTTGAATCCCGTTTTCGTTCCGATTACTGAATCACAGTATGGCGGTCTCTTTGGTCGCTCGAACCATCTCTTGAATGTGAAACTGCTCTACGAAAACGAAGAGATGGGACTCAGCGCGTTCCTTCGCGGCGTGATTCGCTCGCGCTATGGTTTCCAAGACCGCAACGGGAACTTGATTTTAGACGACGATAGCGAATACGCGCCCGGCTACGCGATTTGGGACATCACGATAAACCAAAAACTCTGGGCGGGCTTTAGCGCGCAGATAGGCGTAGACAACATCTTCAATCAAACTGACCCGTTCTACACGCCCTTCTTGCCCGGACGAATTTGGTTCGTGGGCGTGCGTTGGGAGAGTTTCTAA
- a CDS encoding HmuY family protein, with product MKFNIFRLIGFAAFSAALVSCGGSGSGGTSPSQPAELPVRIVRNLQADTANTGRFTFFSLRDSSIVPNSDSATTRWDIAFRATTVIINGGPIRFGRGGAIVLTGTDFNALAELPETGWRVDSSAASLAIPVGSDRAWYNYNQATNVISPIPGVVLGIRTADGRFAKLQILSYYLGAPQNPDGFRDRARVYTFRYVFQPDGSRRVK from the coding sequence ATGAAGTTCAACATTTTCCGATTGATAGGGTTTGCTGCATTCTCAGCTGCGCTGGTCTCTTGTGGTGGTTCAGGCAGCGGTGGAACCAGTCCCAGTCAGCCAGCGGAACTGCCTGTGCGCATTGTGCGCAATTTACAAGCCGATACCGCCAACACGGGCAGATTTACCTTCTTTTCGCTGCGAGATAGCTCCATTGTGCCCAACTCCGATTCAGCCACCACTCGCTGGGATATTGCCTTTCGCGCCACGACAGTCATCATCAATGGCGGTCCCATTCGCTTTGGTCGTGGTGGTGCAATCGTTCTAACAGGCACCGATTTCAATGCGCTTGCAGAACTACCTGAAACAGGTTGGCGCGTGGACTCTTCGGCAGCAAGTCTTGCAATTCCCGTTGGCAGCGACCGTGCGTGGTATAACTACAACCAAGCCACCAACGTGATTTCGCCGATTCCGGGTGTCGTTCTGGGGATTCGCACGGCAGACGGGCGATTCGCCAAACTGCAAATTCTGAGCTACTACCTTGGTGCGCCACAAAATCCTGACGGGTTCAGAGACCGCGCAAGGGTCTATACCTTCCGCTATGTCTTTCAGCCCGATGGTTCGCGGCGCGTGAAGTAG
- the pbpC gene encoding penicillin-binding protein 1C: MRRIYVLLMIPLALPVLYVLLPLSKHELAQTLQPSIRIYDRNGLLLREVLSDESSVVQRVSLRELPPYLPQAFIAIEDKNFYSHIGIDFGALLRAAWQNLTALRVVSGASTITQQTARLILRAERSLLDKLWVVLFALRMELYLSKDDILEEYLNRAPFGNQTFGVAAASERYFQKPPSQLTLAEAALLAGLPQSPSRYNPFHSFATARKRQEEVLRRLFALGFISEKELHDALEQPLFEPAGQLACAKRAFLAPHFVDALLMRGMVPSAPRPAAVYTTLDLPLQEACERYVRDHLRRLRFHHVTNAAAIVMDNHTGDILAMVGSADYFNKEINGAYNGALAARQPGSALKPFAYALALEKGMTASTLLPDLPLSFPIEAPQNPDGVPETFFPQNFDKKFHGPVRLRQALACSYNVTAVKVLEYVGVENFYALLKSLGFTTLTSDPTHYGLGLTLGSSEVRLLEMVRAYSIFVRGGRFLPERWVMRLVQPNGDTIYLAPAQPSEKRYLSPEVSYLVADILSDNAARRPAFGANSVLRFPFATLCKTGTTKDFRDNWTFGATEDFTVGVWVGNFDGSPMQNVSGVDGAGPIMRDIMMHLFKTYPDRQGFQKAEFDMPATIKVRKVCPLSGDLVCEHCPSAIEEKFIFDHLPKRRCTIHRLFRIDTRNGALATPHTPREFVRETVFEDYPPEYRAWAAAQHRPLPPRMFSLLDDSLHLAQDAAPHEPKIAYPVSDMMFARDKDLRANFQAIVFRALVPNGAHTIEWILDGEKLGESNAEKPEWLWPIRTGRHRLEAIVDGRRSAPVTFTVIE; this comes from the coding sequence ATGCGACGCATCTATGTGCTGTTGATGATTCCTCTGGCGCTGCCTGTGCTGTATGTGCTTTTGCCGCTCTCAAAGCATGAGCTTGCGCAGACGCTTCAACCCTCCATTCGCATCTATGACCGCAACGGACTTCTTTTGCGGGAAGTCCTCAGTGATGAATCTAGCGTGGTGCAGCGCGTCTCACTTAGAGAGTTGCCGCCCTATCTTCCCCAAGCGTTTATCGCTATTGAAGACAAAAATTTCTACTCGCACATCGGCATTGATTTCGGCGCGCTGCTACGTGCAGCGTGGCAAAATCTTACTGCACTGCGCGTCGTCTCTGGCGCAAGCACCATCACGCAACAGACAGCCCGCTTGATTTTGCGCGCAGAGCGCAGTTTGCTCGATAAACTCTGGGTTGTGCTTTTTGCTCTTCGGATGGAACTCTATCTTTCAAAGGACGACATTTTAGAGGAGTATCTTAACCGTGCGCCTTTTGGCAACCAAACCTTTGGGGTTGCTGCAGCATCGGAGCGATATTTTCAAAAGCCGCCTTCTCAACTCACGCTTGCTGAAGCCGCATTGCTTGCAGGCTTGCCACAGTCGCCTTCGCGCTACAATCCCTTTCACTCCTTTGCGACAGCCCGAAAGCGGCAAGAAGAAGTTTTGCGCCGACTGTTCGCCTTAGGCTTCATTAGCGAAAAAGAGCTGCATGATGCGCTCGAGCAACCTCTCTTTGAGCCAGCTGGTCAGCTTGCTTGTGCCAAGCGTGCGTTTCTTGCTCCCCACTTTGTGGATGCGCTTCTAATGCGTGGCATGGTGCCTTCTGCACCGCGTCCTGCTGCCGTCTACACCACATTAGATTTGCCGCTGCAAGAAGCCTGCGAGCGATATGTGCGCGACCACCTTCGACGCTTGCGCTTTCACCACGTTACCAATGCGGCGGCTATCGTGATGGATAATCACACGGGTGATATTCTTGCAATGGTTGGTTCAGCCGACTATTTCAACAAGGAGATTAATGGGGCTTACAACGGCGCATTGGCAGCTCGCCAGCCCGGGTCTGCCTTGAAGCCGTTTGCCTACGCATTGGCGCTTGAGAAGGGAATGACGGCTTCCACCCTTTTGCCCGATTTGCCACTTTCATTTCCCATTGAGGCGCCTCAGAACCCCGACGGCGTTCCTGAAACCTTCTTTCCGCAAAACTTTGACAAAAAATTTCACGGTCCTGTGCGTCTGCGCCAAGCGTTGGCTTGTTCTTACAATGTTACCGCAGTGAAGGTTTTGGAGTATGTCGGCGTGGAAAATTTCTATGCCCTACTTAAATCGCTTGGTTTTACCACGCTGACTTCTGACCCTACGCATTACGGCTTAGGGCTGACCTTAGGCAGCAGCGAGGTTCGGCTGCTTGAGATGGTGCGGGCTTATTCGATTTTTGTGCGTGGCGGTCGGTTTCTGCCCGAGCGATGGGTCATGCGCCTTGTCCAACCCAATGGCGACACCATTTATCTTGCGCCTGCTCAGCCCAGCGAAAAGCGATACCTCTCGCCCGAGGTCAGTTACCTTGTGGCTGATATTCTTAGCGACAATGCAGCACGCCGACCTGCCTTTGGCGCTAATTCCGTCTTGCGCTTCCCCTTTGCGACGCTTTGCAAAACAGGCACGACAAAGGACTTTCGCGATAACTGGACCTTTGGCGCAACGGAAGACTTTACCGTTGGCGTTTGGGTCGGCAACTTTGACGGTTCGCCCATGCAGAATGTGTCTGGCGTCGATGGCGCTGGTCCTATCATGCGGGATATTATGATGCACCTTTTCAAAACTTATCCTGACAGGCAAGGCTTTCAGAAGGCTGAGTTTGATATGCCTGCGACCATCAAGGTGCGCAAAGTGTGCCCACTTTCTGGCGACCTTGTGTGTGAGCATTGTCCCAGTGCAATAGAGGAAAAATTCATCTTTGACCACTTGCCTAAACGGCGATGCACCATTCACCGCCTTTTTAGAATTGACACCCGCAACGGCGCACTGGCCACGCCGCACACGCCCCGAGAATTTGTTCGCGAAACGGTGTTTGAAGATTATCCGCCTGAATATCGTGCGTGGGCAGCGGCACAGCATAGACCCCTTCCTCCCCGCATGTTCTCCTTGCTTGATGACTCGCTTCATTTGGCGCAAGATGCAGCGCCGCACGAACCCAAAATCGCCTACCCTGTCTCAGACATGATGTTTGCACGCGACAAAGACCTGCGTGCCAATTTTCAAGCCATCGTTTTCAGAGCGCTTGTGCCGAATGGGGCACACACAATTGAGTGGATTTTAGACGGCGAAAAGCTGGGCGAAAGCAACGCTGAAAAGCCAGAGTGGCTCTGGCCTATACGCACAGGACGGCATCGCTTAGAAGCGATTGTGGATGGCCGGCGTAGCGCTCCTGTTACCTTTACCGTGATTGAGTAG
- a CDS encoding flavodoxin, which translates to MGYIGLFYGTQTGNTELVAQKIQQELGADLVDLYNVKHATADDMAQYSILILAAPTWYDGEMQADWEDFMPQLESLDFTDKYVGFVALGDQVGYSQYFVDSIGVIADAVVSRGAQVFGLWPRDGYQFESSKGLYDDKHFWGLVLDFENQSNLTDKRIKQWCMQIREELGIEAKP; encoded by the coding sequence ATGGGTTACATCGGGCTTTTCTACGGGACGCAGACGGGCAACACGGAGCTTGTTGCTCAGAAAATCCAGCAAGAGTTGGGTGCAGACCTTGTCGATCTCTACAATGTCAAGCATGCGACGGCGGACGATATGGCGCAATACAGTATCCTCATTCTTGCTGCGCCGACTTGGTATGATGGAGAGATGCAGGCTGACTGGGAAGATTTTATGCCACAGCTCGAGTCGCTTGATTTTACGGACAAGTATGTCGGCTTCGTTGCGCTGGGCGACCAAGTTGGCTACTCGCAATACTTCGTGGATTCTATCGGCGTGATTGCTGACGCCGTCGTCTCGCGTGGCGCACAGGTCTTTGGGCTTTGGCCCCGTGATGGCTACCAGTTCGAGTCTTCAAAAGGACTCTATGACGACAAACACTTTTGGGGACTTGTTCTTGACTTCGAGAACCAAAGTAACCTCACCGACAAACGCATCAAGCAATGGTGCATGCAAATCCGTGAAGAACTTGGCATTGAAGCAAAACCGTAG
- a CDS encoding PepSY domain-containing protein — MKKNLMKGLTAKVFSLHSWLGVFAGTFMIVIGLTGSLIVFSDELNELIYREQAFIVPEGEPKSFDALLSALYQQYPDAKVLRLTKSDSPKKAYTAVMQLGKERLYTYLNPYTGKVTGQIEVHSRLTNWLLRLHFTLLMRPFGDGIVALVGFCFIGLSLTGLWIQRKSLFSVYTKPIRWKAGTKVASHDFHLLIGSASVLFCLVMSITGFYMMLYIFDPEWWQRQFVARSSEQKSQPIVLSLSTDSLMNVARGLISDFEPKSLILPQNEKAPIRVLGYATSSNPFYNELSSYVNFKQDGTVLKVQDIRTASFSEKADMMLRSIHFGQFGGIFVKIIYSLGGFTPAILSVTGLVLWWKRRRKNISVMQPQPSPKPTALPLKLAPVKPAAATRKPS, encoded by the coding sequence ATGAAGAAAAATTTGATGAAGGGGCTTACTGCCAAAGTTTTTTCGCTCCACTCTTGGCTTGGGGTTTTCGCAGGCACCTTTATGATTGTAATCGGCCTGACAGGCTCACTCATTGTTTTCTCTGATGAACTTAACGAATTGATTTATCGTGAGCAAGCCTTTATTGTGCCAGAAGGTGAGCCAAAATCATTTGATGCTTTGCTATCTGCACTATACCAGCAATATCCTGACGCAAAAGTCTTGCGTCTTACAAAAAGTGACTCGCCCAAGAAAGCCTACACCGCCGTGATGCAACTTGGCAAAGAACGGCTTTACACATACCTCAACCCATACACGGGTAAAGTTACTGGACAAATTGAAGTGCACTCACGTCTCACCAATTGGCTTTTGCGGTTGCACTTTACGCTACTTATGCGTCCTTTCGGCGATGGCATTGTGGCGCTCGTTGGTTTTTGCTTCATTGGACTTTCGCTCACAGGACTTTGGATTCAGCGCAAGTCGCTTTTCAGTGTCTACACGAAACCTATTCGCTGGAAAGCAGGCACAAAAGTCGCTTCGCATGATTTTCATTTACTCATTGGCTCAGCCTCCGTTTTGTTCTGCCTTGTGATGTCTATTACTGGGTTCTATATGATGCTTTACATCTTTGACCCTGAGTGGTGGCAAAGACAATTTGTAGCACGCTCATCAGAGCAAAAGTCTCAGCCTATTGTGCTTTCGCTCTCCACTGATTCGCTGATGAATGTTGCCAGAGGACTCATCTCAGACTTTGAACCTAAAAGTCTCATTTTGCCACAGAATGAAAAAGCCCCCATTCGTGTCTTGGGATATGCTACCTCCTCAAACCCTTTCTACAATGAACTCAGCAGCTATGTGAATTTTAAGCAAGATGGCACAGTGCTAAAGGTGCAGGACATCCGCACTGCCAGTTTTAGTGAGAAAGCTGATATGATGCTGCGTTCTATTCACTTTGGGCAGTTTGGTGGCATATTCGTAAAAATCATCTACTCGCTTGGCGGTTTTACACCTGCGATTCTCTCTGTTACAGGCCTTGTGCTTTGGTGGAAACGCCGAAGGAAGAACATATCTGTAATGCAACCGCAGCCATCGCCGAAGCCTACAGCTCTTCCGCTTAAACTTGCACCAGTAAAGCCAGCTGCGGCAACTCGTAAGCCTAGCTAA
- the thpR gene encoding RNA 2',3'-cyclic phosphodiesterase: MQTKLKSAARAHSLKIRAFVGIWLSEPLRERAEALQQNLMQHCPAQAVKWVERQNLHFTLKFLGEVKMEAVLALEQACRRAASMTAFNITVAGLGAFPSLWRPETIWVGIEEGKEQLAALAARLEEEVAEHGFAKSARPFSPHLTLGRVRDGRYSKDLGLALQKAGNPILGCQPVSSFTLIESRLTPQGPIYTPLADISLCTVPLL, from the coding sequence GTGCAAACCAAGTTAAAAAGTGCTGCGCGTGCCCACTCTCTCAAAATTCGCGCATTTGTAGGTATTTGGCTCAGTGAACCATTGAGGGAGCGAGCCGAAGCACTGCAGCAGAACCTCATGCAGCACTGTCCAGCGCAAGCCGTCAAATGGGTAGAGCGGCAAAATCTGCACTTTACGCTCAAATTCTTAGGCGAGGTGAAGATGGAAGCCGTGCTGGCACTGGAGCAAGCCTGCCGACGAGCGGCGAGTATGACCGCGTTCAACATCACGGTAGCCGGCCTAGGGGCTTTTCCGTCGCTGTGGCGTCCTGAGACGATATGGGTCGGCATTGAGGAAGGCAAAGAACAGCTCGCAGCGCTGGCAGCAAGGCTTGAAGAGGAAGTTGCAGAGCATGGATTTGCAAAGTCAGCGCGCCCGTTTTCGCCGCACTTGACGCTGGGACGTGTGCGAGATGGACGCTACAGCAAAGACCTTGGACTTGCGCTCCAAAAAGCAGGTAACCCGATACTCGGCTGCCAGCCAGTGAGTTCCTTCACTTTGATTGAGAGCCGCCTAACGCCACAGGGACCAATTTACACACCTTTGGCTGACATATCGCTATGCACTGTGCCGCTTTTATGA
- a CDS encoding GAF domain-containing protein, with the protein MMFELTDTSNLTKTDLYKTLTMQLYHLLEGEHDFIANAANFSALLYHTMPDLNWAGIYLYKQGELVLGPFQGKPACTRIALGKGVCGTAAERKKTIIVPNVHEFPGHIACDSASNSEIVVPMIRSGQLIGVLDLDSPLLARFDEEDKAGLENLVEVFLASTLGQQQTS; encoded by the coding sequence ATGATGTTTGAACTGACTGATACATCTAACTTAACTAAGACTGACCTTTACAAAACCCTTACAATGCAGCTTTATCACCTTCTCGAAGGTGAGCACGACTTTATTGCCAATGCTGCTAACTTTTCTGCCCTCTTATACCACACGATGCCCGACCTTAACTGGGCTGGTATTTACCTCTACAAGCAAGGCGAGCTGGTCTTAGGACCGTTTCAAGGCAAACCGGCTTGTACGCGCATTGCACTCGGCAAAGGCGTTTGTGGCACTGCCGCTGAGCGTAAGAAAACCATTATCGTGCCGAATGTGCACGAGTTTCCTGGGCATATCGCGTGCGATAGCGCCTCGAACTCTGAAATTGTGGTGCCAATGATAAGAAGCGGTCAGCTCATTGGCGTGTTAGACTTGGATAGCCCACTTTTGGCACGCTTCGATGAAGAGGACAAAGCTGGCTTAGAAAACTTGGTTGAGGTCTTTTTGGCTTCTACTCTTGGCCAGCAGCAGACATCATAA
- a CDS encoding CHAD domain-containing protein, whose product MSNGSSLLPHWQKEAERFHQKVALLERRLSHPAIHDARVAMKKLRSYARLADKVMHTSLRVSVAPFATLYRTAGACRDAYNATQLLQTFSRQLEYRFPLFEAYLKIALQASARYLRKMFALLPISENEWLLLAEPQGLGKMLSAQTVQAMQDEVQALWENVKMPASSRDAEALHELRKELKRLFYWLEVVPVSQTFAFRHHRELEDLNSLLGKWHDLYQLERRVRTFREELLGKGTNERRQLKLLLKEIEQRKRKRYEAMCEKLSFLLKAYPK is encoded by the coding sequence ATGAGCAATGGGTCTTCACTTCTGCCGCACTGGCAAAAAGAGGCTGAGCGTTTTCACCAGAAAGTTGCGCTTCTTGAGCGTCGCCTAAGCCACCCTGCGATTCACGATGCAAGGGTTGCAATGAAGAAATTGCGTAGCTATGCAAGGTTGGCAGATAAAGTGATGCATACATCACTGAGGGTCTCGGTTGCGCCGTTTGCCACACTCTATCGCACAGCCGGTGCATGCCGCGATGCCTACAATGCAACTCAGTTGCTCCAAACATTCAGCCGACAGTTGGAGTATCGATTCCCACTGTTTGAAGCGTATCTGAAGATTGCGCTGCAAGCAAGCGCGCGATACCTACGCAAAATGTTTGCGCTTCTACCTATTTCGGAAAATGAGTGGCTACTGCTGGCTGAGCCACAAGGCTTAGGCAAGATGCTTTCGGCGCAGACGGTGCAGGCCATGCAAGATGAAGTGCAAGCGCTATGGGAAAACGTGAAAATGCCCGCCTCGAGCCGTGATGCTGAGGCTTTGCACGAATTGCGCAAGGAGCTAAAGCGGCTTTTCTACTGGTTGGAAGTGGTGCCTGTGTCTCAGACCTTTGCGTTCCGTCATCACAGAGAATTAGAAGACCTAAATTCACTGCTTGGCAAGTGGCATGACCTCTACCAACTTGAAAGACGGGTGCGCACTTTTCGAGAAGAGCTTTTAGGCAAAGGCACAAATGAGCGACGCCAGCTCAAATTGCTCCTAAAAGAAATTGAGCAGCGTAAGCGAAAGCGATATGAGGCAATGTGTGAGAAACTCTCATTCTTGCTAAAAGCGTATCCGAAGTAG
- a CDS encoding retroviral-like aspartic protease family protein, with amino-acid sequence MFEVDELEPKFKETTMEMGRVKQTAFLQNSADLVQAQEGKLPIEKVRSLEVEFVVDTGAAYICLPKRMIEALGLVKQKEKDVRTANGIVKRSIFSPVNIKIFDRDANLDVMELPDDGTPPLLGYLALEAMDLLIDAKEQKVIPNPANEGKWVIDCL; translated from the coding sequence ATGTTTGAAGTTGACGAGTTAGAACCAAAATTCAAAGAGACGACAATGGAAATGGGACGAGTGAAGCAAACCGCTTTTCTCCAAAACAGCGCTGACCTTGTCCAAGCCCAAGAAGGCAAGTTGCCCATCGAGAAGGTTCGCTCGCTGGAGGTCGAGTTTGTGGTTGACACAGGTGCTGCATACATCTGCCTGCCGAAGCGAATGATTGAAGCGCTTGGACTGGTAAAGCAAAAAGAGAAAGATGTGCGCACGGCAAACGGGATTGTGAAGCGCAGCATTTTCAGCCCCGTAAACATCAAGATTTTTGACCGCGACGCGAATCTCGACGTGATGGAACTTCCCGATGATGGCACGCCGCCCCTGCTGGGCTACCTTGCGCTGGAAGCGATGGATTTGCTCATTGATGCCAAAGAACAGAAAGTAATTCCCAATCCTGCCAACGAAGGAAAATGGGTGATTGACTGCCTCTGA